Proteins from one Neodiprion fabricii isolate iyNeoFabr1 chromosome 5, iyNeoFabr1.1, whole genome shotgun sequence genomic window:
- the LOC124183318 gene encoding trehalase isoform X2: MMVPTTTHSTNVRLLIVSTLLAAAALIDAKKANRDDDIEESSRPPPCDSPIYCYGDILHTVQTNSIYTDSKTFVDMKMRNPQNKTLLLFEEFMNSTGHAPTKTEIEVFVNNTFEAAGSEFEDWDPSDWTEHPKFLDNILDPNLNKFASSLNEIWKLLGRKMKDEVKENEDLYSIIYVPNPVIVPGGRFREFYYWDSYWIVRGLLRSEMHTTVRGMLSNFVSVVERIGFIPNGGRVYYKMRSQPPMLIPMVKAYLDVTNDLDWLTENVWLLEKEFQFWMNNHTVTFEKDGVSYTMARYYEISSGPRPESYREDYESAQYFRTDAEKNLFYRELKAGAESGWDFSSRWFISESYTNKGNLTSIKTSHIIPVCLNSILYGNAVLLSEFYTQVGNATKAAEYASIAEQWQKAVTAVLWHDEVGAWLDYDFVNEVKRDYFYPTNIAPFWTHCYDPANRENHVAKILKYLEKSQIMIHLGGIPATLEHSGEQWDYPNAWAPLQWIMIRALNNTEDPWAQRLAYEISQRWVRTNWLAFNETGYMFEKYDATVAGGHGGGGEYEVQLGFGWSNGAAMELMYRYGDKLTAEDYFTPNDVSSSAFEQQVVVSSTGQLLTGILVLIISLATGFIG, encoded by the exons ATGATGGTGCCGACAACTACACATTCGACTAATGTTCGGCTGCTGATAGTTAGCACGCTGCTTGCCGCAGCGGCGTTGATTGACGCTAAGAAGGCCAATCGCGACGACGACATCGAGGAATCAAGCCGCCCGCCTCCATGTGACAG TCCGATCTATTGTTATGGCGACATCTTGCACACCGTGCAAACGAATTCTATCTACACCGATTCGAAGACCTTCGTCGACATGAAGATGAGGAATCCTCAAAACAAGACACTGCTGTTGTTTGAGGAATTCATGAACAGCACCGGACACGCGCCGACGAAGACGGAGATCGAGGTGTTCGTCAACAACACGTTCGAGGCTGCGGGTTCGGAGTTCGAAGATTGGGATCCGTCAGACTGGACGGAGCATCCGAAGTTCCTCGACAACATTCTGGACCCTAATTTGAACAAGTTTGCCTCCAGTTTGAACGAGATATGGAAACTTTTGGGGCGAAAGATGAAGGACGAGGTGAAAGAGAACGAAGATCTTTACTCGATAATATACGTTCCGAACCCGGTAATTGTGCCCGGTGGAAGATTCCGAGAATTTTATTACTGGGACTCGTACTGGATCGTCAGGGGCCTGCTTCGTTCCGAAATGCACACTACCGTCAGGGGAATGCTATCGAATTTCGTCAGCGTAGTGGAAAGAATAGGCTTTATACCGAACGGCGGAAGAGTTTACTACAAGATGAGATCACAGCCACCGATGTTGATACCGATGGTCAAGGCTTACCTGGACGTTACCAATGACCTCGATTGGCTTACGGAAAACGTCTGGCTTTTGGAGAAGGAGTTTCAGTTCTGGATGAACAATCATACCGTGACATTTGAAAAGGATGGGGTATCCTACACTATGGCTCGATATTACGAGATTTCCTCCGGCCCGCGGCCCGAATCCTACAG AGAGGATTACGAATCTGCTCAATATTTTCGTACGGATGCGGAGAAAAATCTGTTCTACAGAGAATTGAAAGCCGGAGCTGAGTCCGGCTGGGATTTCTCCAGCCGTTGGTTCATCTCCGAAAGTTATACCAATAAAG GCAATCTAACAAGTATAAAAACGTCCCACATTATTCCCGTGTGTTTGAACTCGATATTATACGGCAACGCAGTTTTGCTATCCGAGTTCTATACACAAGTTGGTAACGCGACGAAAGCCGCAGAATACGCGAGTATCGCTGAACAGTGGCAAAAGGCTGTGACGGCTGTTTTGTGGCACGATGAAGTCGGCGCATGGCTCGACTACGACTTCGTTAACGAGGTGAAACGTGACTACTTTTACCCCACGAACATCGCGCCCTTCTGGACCCATTGTTACGATCCTGCGAACCGCGAAAATCACGTGGCCAAGATTTTGAAGTACCTGGAAAAGAGCCAGATCATGATTCACCTGGGAGGCATTCCCGCTACGCTGGAGCATTCCGGTGAACAATGGGACTACCCGAATGCCTGGGCGCCGTTGCAGTGGATCATGATCAGAGCTTTGAACAACACCGAGGACCCTTGGGCGCAAAGATTAGCCTACGAAATCAGCCAGAGATGGGTGCGAACCAACTGGTTGGCGTTCAACGAAACCGGCTACATGTTTGAGAAG TATGACGCAACCGTCGCAGGGGGTCACGGAGGCGGGGGCGAATACGAGGTCCAGCTGGGTTTTGGGTGGTCAAATGGCGCCGCTATGGAGTTGATGTATAGGTACGGGGACAAACTCACAGCCGAGGATTACTTCACTCCGAACGACGTTTCGAGTTCCGCTTTCGAACAGCAGGTTGTCGTATCGTCTACCGGTCAGCTACTCACAGGAATTCTAGTGCTTATCATATCGTTAGCAACAGGATTCATAGGGTGA
- the LOC124183318 gene encoding trehalase isoform X1 — MMVPTTTHSTNVRLLIVSTLLAAAALIDAKKANRDDDIEESSRPPPCDSPIYCYGDILHTVQTNSIYTDSKTFVDMKMRNPQNKTLLLFEEFMNSTGHAPTKTEIEVFVNNTFEAAGSEFEDWDPSDWTEHPKFLDNILDPNLNKFASSLNEIWKLLGRKMKDEVKENEDLYSIIYVPNPVIVPGGRFREFYYWDSYWIVRGLLRSEMHTTVRGMLSNFVSVVERIGFIPNGGRVYYKMRSQPPMLIPMVKAYLDVTNDLDWLTENVWLLEKEFQFWMNNHTVTFEKDGVSYTMARYYEISSGPRPESYREDYESAQYFRTDAEKNLFYRELKAGAESGWDFSSRWFISESYTNKGNLTSIKTSHIIPVCLNSILYGNAVLLSEFYTQVGNATKAAEYASIAEQWQKAVTAVLWHDEVGAWLDYDFVNEVKRDYFYPTNIAPFWTHCYDPANRENHVAKILKYLEKSQIMIHLGGIPATLEHSGEQWDYPNAWAPLQWIMIRALNNTEDPWAQRLAYEISQRWVRTNWLAFNETGYMFEKYDATVAGGHGGGGEYEVQLGFGWSNGAAMELMYRYGDKLTAEDYFTPNDVSSSAFEQQVVVSSTGQLLTGILVLIISLATGFIGMVVYKSRNYYAPAPSTMTNKKGTNPATSGSLYRKRVAYTELKDLNYD; from the exons ATGATGGTGCCGACAACTACACATTCGACTAATGTTCGGCTGCTGATAGTTAGCACGCTGCTTGCCGCAGCGGCGTTGATTGACGCTAAGAAGGCCAATCGCGACGACGACATCGAGGAATCAAGCCGCCCGCCTCCATGTGACAG TCCGATCTATTGTTATGGCGACATCTTGCACACCGTGCAAACGAATTCTATCTACACCGATTCGAAGACCTTCGTCGACATGAAGATGAGGAATCCTCAAAACAAGACACTGCTGTTGTTTGAGGAATTCATGAACAGCACCGGACACGCGCCGACGAAGACGGAGATCGAGGTGTTCGTCAACAACACGTTCGAGGCTGCGGGTTCGGAGTTCGAAGATTGGGATCCGTCAGACTGGACGGAGCATCCGAAGTTCCTCGACAACATTCTGGACCCTAATTTGAACAAGTTTGCCTCCAGTTTGAACGAGATATGGAAACTTTTGGGGCGAAAGATGAAGGACGAGGTGAAAGAGAACGAAGATCTTTACTCGATAATATACGTTCCGAACCCGGTAATTGTGCCCGGTGGAAGATTCCGAGAATTTTATTACTGGGACTCGTACTGGATCGTCAGGGGCCTGCTTCGTTCCGAAATGCACACTACCGTCAGGGGAATGCTATCGAATTTCGTCAGCGTAGTGGAAAGAATAGGCTTTATACCGAACGGCGGAAGAGTTTACTACAAGATGAGATCACAGCCACCGATGTTGATACCGATGGTCAAGGCTTACCTGGACGTTACCAATGACCTCGATTGGCTTACGGAAAACGTCTGGCTTTTGGAGAAGGAGTTTCAGTTCTGGATGAACAATCATACCGTGACATTTGAAAAGGATGGGGTATCCTACACTATGGCTCGATATTACGAGATTTCCTCCGGCCCGCGGCCCGAATCCTACAG AGAGGATTACGAATCTGCTCAATATTTTCGTACGGATGCGGAGAAAAATCTGTTCTACAGAGAATTGAAAGCCGGAGCTGAGTCCGGCTGGGATTTCTCCAGCCGTTGGTTCATCTCCGAAAGTTATACCAATAAAG GCAATCTAACAAGTATAAAAACGTCCCACATTATTCCCGTGTGTTTGAACTCGATATTATACGGCAACGCAGTTTTGCTATCCGAGTTCTATACACAAGTTGGTAACGCGACGAAAGCCGCAGAATACGCGAGTATCGCTGAACAGTGGCAAAAGGCTGTGACGGCTGTTTTGTGGCACGATGAAGTCGGCGCATGGCTCGACTACGACTTCGTTAACGAGGTGAAACGTGACTACTTTTACCCCACGAACATCGCGCCCTTCTGGACCCATTGTTACGATCCTGCGAACCGCGAAAATCACGTGGCCAAGATTTTGAAGTACCTGGAAAAGAGCCAGATCATGATTCACCTGGGAGGCATTCCCGCTACGCTGGAGCATTCCGGTGAACAATGGGACTACCCGAATGCCTGGGCGCCGTTGCAGTGGATCATGATCAGAGCTTTGAACAACACCGAGGACCCTTGGGCGCAAAGATTAGCCTACGAAATCAGCCAGAGATGGGTGCGAACCAACTGGTTGGCGTTCAACGAAACCGGCTACATGTTTGAGAAG TATGACGCAACCGTCGCAGGGGGTCACGGAGGCGGGGGCGAATACGAGGTCCAGCTGGGTTTTGGGTGGTCAAATGGCGCCGCTATGGAGTTGATGTATAGGTACGGGGACAAACTCACAGCCGAGGATTACTTCACTCCGAACGACGTTTCGAGTTCCGCTTTCGAACAGCAGGTTGTCGTATCGTCTACCGGTCAGCTACTCACAGGAATTCTAGTGCTTATCATATCGTTAGCAACAGGATTCATAGG tATGGTGGTGTACAAGAGCCGGAATTATTATGCTCCTGCACCGTCGACGATGACGAACAAGAAGGGGACTAACCCAGCGACGAGCGGAAGCCTTTACAGGAAACGTGTCGCCTACACGGAGCTCAAGGATCTAAACTACGATTGA